The Gossypium hirsutum isolate 1008001.06 chromosome D03, Gossypium_hirsutum_v2.1, whole genome shotgun sequence genomic interval GAGATTAAAAGGTTTACTCTAtagttaatttttgttcattTCATAGTATCTTACATGGTATCAGTCGCCTAGTCTTGTTACATGCTTTCATTTTTCACATTATGGCACCGTCTACTGATTCTGGATCTGCTGATCCTGTGAGTTCATCGGTTTCAAGTGCTCGGTTGGTTCAATCGTTCCCTTGTCATGACACGATAAAGTTAGAGGAAGGAAGCTTTGTTCAGTGGCAGCAACATATTCGACTGATAATAGAAGGATATGAGCTGCAAGGGTTCTTGGAGGGTACATTGGCTGCTCCACCTCAGTTTGTCGCATCTCCAGAAGGTACGCTTCTTCCAAATCCAGACGCATCTCTGTTTAATCAACAGGATAAACTGTTAGCATCTTGGCTTCTTTCCACTATAAGTTCGTCGATTCTGTCATATTTTACCTCTGCTAAGTCTGCATGTGAGATTTGGAGCACCGCAAATTATCTTTTCGCCGTTTCTACTGGTGCAAAATTTTCTCGTGTTAAGCATGATCTGCATTCTTTAAGAAAAGGTGAGTTAACTGCCAGATAATATGTTGCAAAAATAGGAAACATATGTGCATTACTTGTAGCTTCTAGATCGGCAGTGTCAGAAGCTGAAAAGGTAGAGGTTTTTTGGCCGGTCTTTCGTCGGACTTTAATGCTGTGTTGTCCTTAGCCTCATTCTTGACGGAGGTTCTTTCTTTCCAGCGTTTGGTCGATGTTCTCCTAGAGATTGAGAGTCGCCAGACGCGGGTGGCGCGTGAGGGCGTGAGGTTCCAATTCAAGCCCATCTTGTTAACTCACCATTGGTTGCTATAATGGTTGACTCCGGTTTGTCATATGATGTGCATGGAGGTCATTCACGTGGACGTGGTTTTCGATCGAGAGTGCAGTGTCAAATCTGTAATAGGTTCGGTCATTGGGCCCAAAAATGCTTCTATCGCTTCAATCGCAATTATGATGGACCAAATAATTTTAATAAGGTTTCGTCTGCATACGGTGGTCAAGGGTTTCAAGGTGGTGTTTATGATGGGTTTGGTTCTCGAGAGAGTTTTTTGGGACAGTTTCAAAATTAGGTTTCATGCCCGCCGCAAGCTAGGACCTCTTTCTATGGTTACCCTAATGTGACAGAATGTGGTGTTGGATTTGGGTCCGATGGTGACCTATTTGACTTGAATGCT includes:
- the LOC121215512 gene encoding uncharacterized protein — translated: MAPSTDSGSADPVSSSVSSARLVQSFPCHDTIKLEEGSFVQWQQHIRLIIEGYELQGFLEGTLAAPPQFVASPEDIQTQEILLRSRVRDGLYQFLVGSSVVPDPSPSVNNTGLQIVE